The following are encoded together in the Populus trichocarpa isolate Nisqually-1 chromosome 5, P.trichocarpa_v4.1, whole genome shotgun sequence genome:
- the LOC7485674 gene encoding protein RGF1 INDUCIBLE TRANSCRIPTION FACTOR 1 yields the protein MVSSFGQMGNHDMGPPWLIPMLRASYFIPCGVHGESNKSECNMFCLDCMGNAFCSYCLIYHKDHRVVQIRRSSYHNVVRVNEIQKYIDISCVQTYIINSAKIVFLNERPQPRPGKGVTNTCEICCRSLLDSFRFCSLGCKLGGMKRGDPDLTFAVKLKHNRDPFFGGSESDESSTPKKIRRTHAFNRLMEGLSIYSSNNDGAESSGDDAATNISPATPPIFNHRNARRRKGIPHRAPF from the exons ATG GTGAGTTCATTTGGGCAAATGGGGAACCACGACATGGGTCCACCATGGTTGATACCCATGCTTAGAGCAAGCTATTTCATTCCCTGTGGAGTTCATGGTGAATCCAATAAAAGCGAATGCAATATGTTCTGCTTAGATTGTATGGGAAATGCTTTCTGTTCGTATTGTCTCATTTATCACAAAGACCACCGTGTTGTTCAG ATAAGGCGATCTTCATACCATAACGTGGTGAGGGTAAATGAGATACAGAAGTACATAGACATATCATGCGTGCAGACTTACATCATCAATAGCGCCAAGATTGTGTTCCTCAACGAGCGCCCTCAGCCAAGGCCGGGAAAGGGAGTCACCAACACTTGTGAAATTTGTTGTCGAAGTCTCCTTGATTCTTTCAGATTCTGTTCACTTGGATGCAAG CTGGGAGGGATGAAGCGGGGTGACCCAGACCTTACATTTGCGGTAAAATTGAAGCACAATAGGGATCCCTTCTTTGGTGGGTCAGAATCAGATGAGTCCTCGACCCCTAAGAAGATTCGCAGGACACATGCTTTCAATCGTTTGATGGAGGGACTCTCAATCTATTCCTCTAATAATGATGGCGCGGAGAGCTCCGGTGATGATGCAGCTACCAACATTTCTCCGGCTACTCCTCCCATTTTCAATCATCGAAATGCAAGGAGAAGAAAGGGTATACCTCATCGTGCCCCATTTTAA